A single region of the Bacteroides luhongzhouii genome encodes:
- a CDS encoding ParA family protein, producing the protein MGKIIALANQKGGVGKTTTTINLAASLATLEKKVLVVDADPQANASSGLGVDIKQSECTIYECIIDRANVQDAILDTEIDSLKVISSHINLVGAEIEMLNLPNREKILKEVLTPLKKEYDYILIDCSPSLGLITINALTAADSVIIPVQAEYFALEGISKLLNTIKIIKSKLNPALEIEGFLLTMYDSRLRQANQIYDEVKRHFQELVFNTVIQRNVKLSEAPSYGVPTILYDAESTGAKNHLALAKEIINRNK; encoded by the coding sequence ATGGGAAAAATTATTGCTTTGGCCAATCAAAAAGGCGGTGTAGGGAAAACAACGACTACGATTAATCTCGCAGCTTCACTTGCTACACTGGAAAAAAAGGTACTCGTGGTAGATGCCGACCCGCAAGCTAATGCCTCTTCCGGTCTGGGAGTAGACATCAAGCAGTCGGAATGCACTATCTATGAATGTATTATTGACAGAGCCAACGTACAGGACGCTATCCTTGACACGGAGATTGATTCTTTGAAAGTGATCTCTTCGCATATCAATCTTGTAGGGGCAGAGATTGAAATGCTAAACCTCCCAAACCGAGAAAAGATACTAAAAGAAGTACTCACACCTTTGAAGAAAGAATATGACTATATTCTGATAGACTGCTCTCCTTCATTAGGTCTAATCACGATCAATGCTTTGACGGCAGCCGACTCTGTGATTATCCCCGTTCAAGCTGAATATTTTGCTCTTGAAGGTATCAGCAAATTGTTGAATACCATCAAAATTATCAAGTCAAAACTGAATCCGGCCTTAGAAATCGAAGGTTTCTTGCTGACAATGTATGACTCTCGTCTGCGTCAGGCCAATCAGATTTACGACGAAGTGAAACGTCATTTCCAAGAACTGGTATTCAACACCGTTATTCAACGAAATGTGAAATTAAGCGAGGCTCCCAGCTACGGTGTCCCGACTATCCTATACGATGCGGAATCTACCGGTGCCAAAAACCACCTGGCTCTTGCTAAAGAAATTATCAACCGAAATAAATAA
- the surE gene encoding 5'/3'-nucleotidase SurE, which produces MEKEKPLILVSNDDGVMAKGINELVKFLRPLGDIIVMAPDAPRSGSGCALTVTQPVHYQLVKKEVGLTVYKCSGTPTDCIKLARNTVLDRTPDLVVGGINHGDNSATNVHYSGTMGVVFEGCLNGIPSIGFSLCNHAPDADFEAAGPYVRSIASMVLEKGLPPLTCLNVNFPDTADIKGVKICEQAKGGWTNEWAACPRLNDPNYFWLTGEFTDHEPENEKNDHWALANGYVAITPTTVDVTAYHFIDELNQWFN; this is translated from the coding sequence ATGGAAAAAGAGAAGCCGTTGATACTTGTTTCGAATGACGATGGCGTGATGGCTAAAGGTATTAATGAACTGGTGAAGTTTCTTCGCCCTTTGGGAGATATCATAGTGATGGCACCTGATGCCCCGCGTTCCGGTAGTGGTTGTGCGCTGACGGTGACGCAGCCGGTTCATTACCAGTTAGTAAAGAAAGAAGTGGGTTTGACTGTTTATAAATGTTCGGGAACACCGACTGATTGCATCAAATTGGCACGAAATACAGTGCTCGACCGGACTCCGGACCTGGTAGTCGGCGGTATCAATCATGGAGATAACTCTGCCACTAACGTACATTATTCCGGTACGATGGGAGTGGTGTTTGAGGGGTGTTTGAATGGAATTCCTTCTATTGGCTTCTCCTTGTGCAATCATGCACCCGATGCTGATTTTGAAGCTGCCGGACCTTATGTCCGCAGTATCGCTTCCATGGTCTTGGAAAAAGGACTTCCTCCTTTGACTTGTCTGAATGTAAACTTTCCCGATACAGCTGATATAAAAGGAGTGAAAATCTGTGAACAGGCGAAAGGAGGTTGGACGAATGAATGGGCAGCCTGTCCTCGTCTGAATGATCCCAACTATTTCTGGCTGACCGGTGAATTTACCGATCACGAACCTGAAAACGAGAAGAATGATCATTGGGCTTTGGCAAATGGCTATGTTGCTATCACCCCGACCACGGTTGACGTAACGGCTTATCACTTTATAGACGAACTTAATCAATGGTTTAATTAG